From the Trifolium pratense cultivar HEN17-A07 linkage group LG4, ARS_RC_1.1, whole genome shotgun sequence genome, the window TATGCATCTTATCTGGTTAACCGTAAAGAACAACATCACAAGTTCTatcattttccttaaattaagATAATTATCATTATCACTATTACCTTGTAACATGTTAGGTtctcaaaaaacaaaatgttagGTTCTCAAAAACCCAATTTAACTATAACAGAACATAATGAGCTTTTAAACATACACATGACACAGAGCCTAGTGCAACTCATGACAACATGTGTCTGTGGCATAACTAATAGAAAATTAATAGAAATAAGTAAGCTTGGAGATAATTCCTCGCATGTCCAAGCTAAGGAATTGGTTTTTCCAAGCTAAGGAATATGCCTAGAACGTGGCACTGCAGAAAGGTTTGAACTAACTTAACGCTGTCTCAACAAACGAATGCTTCTCCAAGATGGCAACTGTCTCCTCCTTCGCACTACATATAGCAGGTGAACATGCACACAATCAATGATTTTTATGCaacataaaattcatatttgtaAAATTTAGAATGTACATAGTAATCCAAGAACTGGTTTCTCTCGAATAAGTAACCTCCTCGACGCTAATTGTTTTTGCAgttttgagttatttattttcttcaaacgAAAATCAAGTTGACCAGCACAGCGGCAATTCAATATCTATTGTAACGTAGGatcaccctttttttttttttttaagatatccatggtgaaatattataacataaaatcCTGCCACTTCAATCCTAGATTGTAGCATTTACATCTGACATAATAGTACAGTCTATGTTTTAAACAATGCAGCAGAAAAGAAGATTAGACGAGTTACCTTCCAGGCCTAAGAATCTTATATTTGTATGGCGTAGTGAGATCCACAACGGTTGAACCTGCACGACCGGATGGAAGCGTACCACCATCATAAACAGAAGCACAGTGTTCCCATAGTTTTTCAAAATCTTTGATGCAAACACTACTTGGTTGTCCACTTAGGTTTGCACTAGTAAGGGCCAACGCCGTTCCCGAACCACGGGCAATGAGCCTAATGAAATTGCAATCAGGGACTCTAACTCCTATACTATCAAATCCCGGGTTCAAAGATCGTTCAAGAGCACTTGACTCTCCTGCAATATTCAAGCATACAATCATACATTACATAggatatttaaaataaaatcaaaggtTCATAGAAGAAACCTTGTACAAAGGGATTGAAGAAATAGGACTATTGTTGTGTTAAACAAGTTTTGTgagttaattgattttttacaTACTTATCCGTAAATTAATTTTCCATTGCACAAACACTCGCACAAAAAAGACATTTGACATACAAACCTCGTCTTAGTATAACTGTAACAGGCCCTGGTAGTAGGGAATCAAGCAGGCCATGAGGTAAATGATCAGTGAGGGCGAAACGGTCTATGTCTGATACATCTCCAACACAAATAGCTAACGGACTTGTATGTTTACGGCCTTTAATCTCATAAATCCTGTTAACTGCTTCCAATGAGCTGCCATTATTACCCAAAGGTAACAAGCAATTAGTAGCtatcattcaaaaataaac encodes:
- the LOC123919968 gene encoding yrdC domain-containing protein, mitochondrial isoform X1; the protein is MMISNISIQQGRFLLNNSFFLSNFSFRGVCKLALVRRLQQNQRIKRGFSKNMAWSMDSGDLGLEVKIGVVHPATDAYAAEAVEALKAGKVIAVPTDTLYGFACDACSLEAVNRIYEIKGRKHTSPLAICVGDVSDIDRFALTDHLPHGLLDSLLPGPVTVILRRGESSALERSLNPGFDSIGVRVPDCNFIRLIARGSGTALALTSANLSGQPSSVCIKDFEKLWEHCASVYDGGTLPSGRAGSTVVDLTTPYKYKILRPGSAKEETVAILEKHSFVETALS
- the LOC123919968 gene encoding yrdC domain-containing protein, mitochondrial isoform X2, giving the protein MAWSMDSGDLGLEVKIGVVHPATDAYAAEAVEALKAGKVIAVPTDTLYGFACDACSLEAVNRIYEIKGRKHTSPLAICVGDVSDIDRFALTDHLPHGLLDSLLPGPVTVILRRGESSALERSLNPGFDSIGVRVPDCNFIRLIARGSGTALALTSANLSGQPSSVCIKDFEKLWEHCASVYDGGTLPSGRAGSTVVDLTTPYKYKILRPGSAKEETVAILEKHSFVETALS